From Paenibacillus sp.:
GTAGGGGGCGGCGTCATGAGCAAAGAGATTCAAGCGAAATCGTCGAAAATACGGCTCGGGGACGTCGTAATCATGCTGATGATCGGTTTGGCGGTATTTTTATGTCTCGCGCCGTTCCTTCACATTATTGCGGTGTCGCTGAGCTCGAAAAGCGCCGTCTTGTCGAATCAAGTGACGCTCTTCCCGAGGGAATTGGACTTCACGGCTTACAAAATTGTGTTCAGCGATTCGAAGATGCTGTGGTCGATGGGGTTAACGATCGTGCTGACGGTGTCCTACACGGCGATCAGCATGGTGATGAGCATCTGCGCCGCCTATCCGCTGACGAAGGAACGGCTGAAGGGAAGACAGGCGTTCATGCTCTTGATCGTCTTCACGATGTTTTTCAGCGGCGGTTTGATTCCCGATTATTTGCTCGTGAAAGAGTTGGGACTGCTGGATAAATTGTTAGCGCTTATCGTCCCCGGCATGATCAGCGCCTTCAATTTGATCATTCTGCGGACGTTCTTCTCCTCGATTCCGGAAAGCCTGGAGGAATCGGCGTATTTGGATGGAAGCTCGCATATCGGCACGTTGATCCGGATCGTTCTGCCGCTGTCGCTGCCGGTGCTCGCGACGCTCAGCTTGTTCTACGCGGTGTCCCGATGGAACGGATACATGGATGCGCTCTTCTACATTACGAACGCGGATTTGTATCCGATTCAGCTGAAGCTGTATCAGATCGTCATGAACAGCATGAT
This genomic window contains:
- a CDS encoding carbohydrate ABC transporter permease; protein product: MSKEIQAKSSKIRLGDVVIMLMIGLAVFLCLAPFLHIIAVSLSSKSAVLSNQVTLFPRELDFTAYKIVFSDSKMLWSMGLTIVLTVSYTAISMVMSICAAYPLTKERLKGRQAFMLLIVFTMFFSGGLIPDYLLVKELGLLDKLLALIVPGMISAFNLIILRTFFSSIPESLEESAYLDGSSHIGTLIRIVLPLSLPVLATLSLFYAVSRWNGYMDALFYITNADLYPIQLKLYQIVMNSMITDLTAQEGATQTEVVAEGLKAASIMFATTPILIVYPWLQRYFVSGIMIGAVKG